The nucleotide sequence TTATTATTATATAAACTTATTTGATCTCTTATTTTTTGTTCTTGCAGAATAATATTCATCGTTTTTAAAAAATTCTGCTCTTGTAGCCACATCCATTCCCCATCTAAAAGTTGTTTGTTTAAATCAGCTTTTGAGAGGATAAAATACAGCACATGGGAATTAGAATGCTCACCAGTGGCTTCATATCTTACTTTTAAATTTTCAAAATATTGTTGTTGTTCTTGAGAAAGTTTACTCGTTGCCATAGCCAATAGTAAATAGTAAATAGTGAATTGCTAGTTATAACATTCCCTCACTACTGACTATTACTAATCAGTTTTAACAAAACTTAATCATTTCTTATCTTCTTGCCCCCCAAAAGGGGGGTAGGCGGGATTAAGTAGAGGTTAAAGGTGTTTTTTCCTGTTTCCTCTAACCTTTTTATTTAACCAAACTTAATCATGTCTCGCCCTTTCATAGCTGGCATTTCTCCTTTTAGCAAAGGTTCAAGAGTAGCGCGGATACGCCTAGCATCGGGGGGACATCCGGGCATAAATAAATCTACAGGTATTACTTCATGAACCGGAGTAACTTTATCTAATAATTCAGGGACTATTCCGGGTTCATCAGGCAGTTGGCGAGTATCATCAGCTAACTCTAAATAACCCCGTTTTAAAACCGGTTCAGCACCGCCTTTTAACATATTTCGCATCGCCGGAACATTGGCAGTCACCGCACAATCTCCAAACGAGATGACTAACTTAGTATTTTTTCTCACCTGATAAATTAATTCTAAGTTGTCCTCATTAGCAATAGCCCCTTCTACCAAACAGACATCAACATTTTCCGGATAATCTTTGAGATCGGCGATGGGTGTATAAACCACCTCAACTTGTGCGGCTAAGTCTAATAGCCATTCATCCATATCCAGGAAGGACATATGACAGCCAGAACATCCGGCTAACCAAACTGTAGCAAATCTGATCTTGTTCATAATTTTAGTTATTAGTTATTAGTTGTCATTAGTCAGTAGTCAGTAGTTATTAGCCTTTCGCTGTTCTTTACTAAAGACTAAAAACTATTAACTAATGACTAAATTTATCTAGTCCATTGATGTTCGGTTCTCGCGTTAATGAGGAATTCTAACTTACTGCGATCGCGTTGTTTTTCCGATACGGTAGATCCTTTGCGGAAGATAGCCCCCGTTGGACAAGCATCCACACATTTACCGCAAGAAGTACAAGCAGACACCTCTCCCCAAGGTTGATTAAGTCCGGAGATAATTTTATCTCCTGCGCCTCGGTTGGCGACATCCCAGACGTGGGCCCCTTCTATTTCGTCACAGACTCTCACACAGCGAGTACACAACACACAACGGTTGTGATCGATGCCGAACATCGGATGAGAGACATCTATTTCTCGCCTTGGGAAACGATACTCAAAGCGAGTATGGTCCATTCCTACCTCTATGGCTAAATCTTGTAACTCACAATTCCCATTAGCGACACACACTGCACAAACATGATTTCCTTCAGCAAAGAGAAGTTCTACAATCATGCGGCGGTACTCTTGAAGTTTTGGAGTATTGGTATATACCACCATCTCCTCTGCTACCTCAGTCACACAAGCCGGCACCAATTTATTCCATCCCTGAACTTCCACCAAACACAGGCGACAAGCCGCCACTTCGGTAATACCCGGTAAATGACAAAGAGTAGGAATACGAATACCCCCCTGTTTAGCGGCTTCTAAAATCGTTGCACCTTGTTCAATAGCAATATGATTTCCATCAATAGTAAGCGTTCTAACAGACATAACCAATAATCTCCTTTATTTATCTTTTAAACCGATCATTCATCCCAAGGAATCAACTCTATTCATCTGCTAACAAAAATCAACCTAAACAAGCCGCCAAATCTTCATCCGGAGTTTTAATGGCTTGAAGATGATATTTGTCCTCTAAAAATTTCAGGACATTCGGCGTAAGAAAAGCCGGTAAAGTTGGGCCTAAACGGATATTTTGAATCCCCAGATATAACAAAGAAAGTAAGACAGCGATCGCTTTTTGTTCATACCAAGAAAGCACAAGAGATAAGGGAATCTCATTCACACCCACATTAAACGCATTCGCCAAACCCAAAGCTATTTGAATAGCCGAATAAGCATCATTACATTGCCCTACATCCATTAAGCGAGGAAGCCCTTCAATTGCTCCCAGTTGCTTATCAAAAAAGCGGAACTTGCCGCAAGCAAGAGTTAAAACAATACAGTCTGAGGGGACTTTTTCGACAAACTCGGTGTAATAAGTCCGTCCGGGTTTGGCCCCATCACATCCTCCTACTAGGAAAAAGTGACGAATTTTACCGGCTTTAACGGCTTCAATAACCTGTTCAGATACCGATAAAACCGTATTTCTGGCAAATCCTACCATCACCTGACGCGGGGGCATTTCTTCGCTAAACCCTGCCATTGAGAGGGCTTTTTCTATAGCTGGAGTGTAGTCAGGAATTCCGTTATCTGTTGGGGGAAGATAGGTAAGATGAGGATAACTGACTGGCCCAATGGTAAAGAGTTTATCGTCATAGGTTTCATGAGGGGGCATTAAACAATTGGTGGTGATAATAATTGCGCCCGGAAAACGCGCAAAGTCTTTGGTTTGATTTTGCCAAGCTGTGCCATAATGCCCATATAAATGCGGGTAAGTTTGTTTTAATTTGGGATAGCCATGTGCCGGTAATAATTCTCCGTGAGTGTAAACGGTAATATCTTTGGTGGCTGTTTGTTTGAGGATCGCTTCTAGTTGTCGGATATCATGCCCAGAAACGAGGATACATTTGCCTTTTCTCGGGTTAAGCGGCACTGGGGTAGGGGTAGGATGACCGTAGGTTTCTGTATGACCGGCATCTAATAATTCCATCGCCCGCAGGTTGATTTCTCCCACTTTTAAGGCTAAGTTTATCCATTCTTCTAAACGGATATCTGTTCGGTCTAAACTGGCTAAAGCTTCTTGAATAAAACGATAAACTTTTTCATCTTCTTGTCCCAATTCTTGGGCGTGAAAGGTGTAAGAAGCCGCGCCTTTTAGTCCATATAAAACGGTTAATTTGAGAGAGATAATATCCAGGTCGTTAGAAGACGGACTGATGAAACTATGAGCTAAATTTTCTCCTTGTAATACTAAACTTTCATTCCAGTCAGGTTCATAACTCGACAGGGCTGACCAGGTTAACGGTATATGGGTTGTGTTTTGTATGGTGAGTTTTAAACTTTCCCGTTGCATTATACATTTTTTAATGTATTCTGTCAATTGCTTGTTATTAAAGTTAACATTAGTCATGGTGGCAAAGAGTGCCTCACAGGTAAAGACATCCATTTCTCGGGTAGGAATGTTGTATTCTTTGGCTTTGAGGACGACTCTAGCTAACCCGCGCAAGCAATAGATAAGTAAGTCATGTATAGCGTTGACTTCAGGACTCTTTCCACAAGCGCCCCATTGATGACAACCGTTTCCACTGGCGGTTTGTTCACATTGTTCGCAAAACATATTTTATATTCCCTTATTGATGGTTTTTTAAATTGTCCACAGAATGTAGCAGATGAATAGGGATGAGTGGATCGTTAAATTTGCAGCACAACTCGTCCGTTGATATTGCCTTCTCGGAGTCGTTGGAATACGTGGTTGATGGCTTCTAGAGGTTGAATTTCGACGGTGGGTTTAACTTTTCTTTGGGCAGCAAATTGTAAACATTCTTGAAGGTCTTGACGAGTTCCCACAATCGATCCGCGAATGGTGATTCGTTTTATGACCATTTCAAAAATAGGGGCAGGAAATTCGCCGGGGGGAAGTCCCACTAGGGCGCAGGTTCCTTTCCTTCTTAAAGTTCCAATGGCTTGACGAAAAGCAGGGACTGAGACGGCAGTAACTAAGCACCCATGTGCCCCACCGATTTCTTTTTGAACAATTTCAACGGGATCGAGTTTTTTAACATTAACGGTTAAGTCTGCCCCTAATTGGCTGGCGAGTTCGAGTTTGTCATCCCTTGTATCTAGGGCGACAACATGAAGCCCCATTGCGACTGCATACTGTACGGCAAGATGACCTAAGCCGCCTATTCCAGAAATAACCACCCATTCGCCGGGTTTGGCTTCGGTTTCTTTTAACCCTTTGTAAGTGGTTACGCCGGCGCAAAGGATAGGGGCAGCATCGATATAATCTAACTCATCCGGAATATGTCCGACAAAGGCGGCTTGTGCGAGGGCATATTCGGCAAAAGCGCCATTAACTGTATAGCCGGTACATTGTTGGGATGCACACAGAGTTTCCCACCCCGTATAGCAATATTCACAAGCTTGACAAGCGCTATGTAACCAGGGAATACCAACGCGCATTCCTTCAGATAGCCGCGTGACTCCTTCTCCCACTTTGACGACATAGCCCACTCCTTCATGACCCGGAATAAAAGGCGGGTTGGGTTTAAATGGCCAGTCCCCATCGGCGGCGTGTAAGTCGGTATGACATACC is from Gloeothece verrucosa PCC 7822 and encodes:
- a CDS encoding oxidoreductase produces the protein MNKIRFATVWLAGCSGCHMSFLDMDEWLLDLAAQVEVVYTPIADLKDYPENVDVCLVEGAIANEDNLELIYQVRKNTKLVISFGDCAVTANVPAMRNMLKGGAEPVLKRGYLELADDTRQLPDEPGIVPELLDKVTPVHEVIPVDLFMPGCPPDARRIRATLEPLLKGEMPAMKGRDMIKFG
- the hoxU gene encoding bidirectional hydrogenase complex protein HoxU, with the protein product MSVRTLTIDGNHIAIEQGATILEAAKQGGIRIPTLCHLPGITEVAACRLCLVEVQGWNKLVPACVTEVAEEMVVYTNTPKLQEYRRMIVELLFAEGNHVCAVCVANGNCELQDLAIEVGMDHTRFEYRFPRREIDVSHPMFGIDHNRCVLCTRCVRVCDEIEGAHVWDVANRGAGDKIISGLNQPWGEVSACTSCGKCVDACPTGAIFRKGSTVSEKQRDRSKLEFLINARTEHQWTR
- the hcp gene encoding hydroxylamine reductase, with translation MFCEQCEQTASGNGCHQWGACGKSPEVNAIHDLLIYCLRGLARVVLKAKEYNIPTREMDVFTCEALFATMTNVNFNNKQLTEYIKKCIMQRESLKLTIQNTTHIPLTWSALSSYEPDWNESLVLQGENLAHSFISPSSNDLDIISLKLTVLYGLKGAASYTFHAQELGQEDEKVYRFIQEALASLDRTDIRLEEWINLALKVGEINLRAMELLDAGHTETYGHPTPTPVPLNPRKGKCILVSGHDIRQLEAILKQTATKDITVYTHGELLPAHGYPKLKQTYPHLYGHYGTAWQNQTKDFARFPGAIIITTNCLMPPHETYDDKLFTIGPVSYPHLTYLPPTDNGIPDYTPAIEKALSMAGFSEEMPPRQVMVGFARNTVLSVSEQVIEAVKAGKIRHFFLVGGCDGAKPGRTYYTEFVEKVPSDCIVLTLACGKFRFFDKQLGAIEGLPRLMDVGQCNDAYSAIQIALGLANAFNVGVNEIPLSLVLSWYEQKAIAVLLSLLYLGIQNIRLGPTLPAFLTPNVLKFLEDKYHLQAIKTPDEDLAACLG
- the adhP gene encoding alcohol dehydrogenase AdhP — its product is MKAAVVHQFGEPLVIEDVPIPEPGYGQVLVKIVASGVCHTDLHAADGDWPFKPNPPFIPGHEGVGYVVKVGEGVTRLSEGMRVGIPWLHSACQACEYCYTGWETLCASQQCTGYTVNGAFAEYALAQAAFVGHIPDELDYIDAAPILCAGVTTYKGLKETEAKPGEWVVISGIGGLGHLAVQYAVAMGLHVVALDTRDDKLELASQLGADLTVNVKKLDPVEIVQKEIGGAHGCLVTAVSVPAFRQAIGTLRRKGTCALVGLPPGEFPAPIFEMVIKRITIRGSIVGTRQDLQECLQFAAQRKVKPTVEIQPLEAINHVFQRLREGNINGRVVLQI